From Actinopolymorpha cephalotaxi, one genomic window encodes:
- a CDS encoding N-acetylglucosamine kinase, whose product MSGPVRLAVDGGQTMLRMGLLVDSDGDADAGTGEPGAAAPGFVRQVSVPGFQWTLGEDPVEQQCRRVEDAWEALGRPAPVDVVALGLAGGASDPDSRRRLAPLVAHRLGARRVLLTGDDVTTHLGVLAGAPGVVIAAGTGVACLAVTAAGDLLNVDGLGYLFGDAGGGFSIGLAGMRAALEGYEGRGPATVLTERAERLVGAPLRLAIKRWYASPSLVADVAAFSAQVTQAAGPPEDDAVARSLCLRAGRDLATSAATAARRAFPDAPGGSVPVSWAGGVLGAPVVFEAFAAELAASCPAATLRDPAGGSMSGAARLAAGSDVPHLASVVAHSAVAHPGPGGS is encoded by the coding sequence GTGAGCGGCCCGGTCCGGCTGGCCGTCGACGGTGGCCAGACCATGCTGCGGATGGGGCTGCTCGTCGACTCCGATGGCGATGCCGACGCCGGAACCGGTGAACCCGGGGCGGCGGCGCCCGGGTTCGTCCGGCAGGTGTCGGTCCCGGGGTTCCAGTGGACGCTGGGGGAGGACCCGGTCGAGCAGCAGTGCCGGCGGGTGGAGGACGCCTGGGAGGCGCTGGGCCGGCCGGCACCGGTCGACGTCGTGGCCCTCGGCCTGGCCGGCGGCGCGTCCGACCCGGACAGCCGGCGCCGGCTCGCGCCGCTGGTCGCCCACCGGCTCGGTGCCCGCCGCGTCCTGCTCACCGGCGACGACGTGACCACGCACCTCGGCGTACTGGCCGGTGCGCCCGGCGTGGTGATCGCCGCGGGCACCGGCGTCGCCTGCCTCGCGGTCACCGCCGCCGGCGACCTGCTCAACGTCGACGGGCTCGGCTACCTGTTCGGCGACGCCGGCGGGGGCTTCTCGATCGGGCTGGCCGGGATGCGCGCGGCGCTCGAGGGGTACGAGGGGCGCGGGCCGGCGACCGTACTCACCGAACGCGCCGAACGCCTGGTCGGCGCGCCGCTGCGGCTGGCGATCAAGCGGTGGTACGCCTCACCGTCCCTGGTCGCCGACGTCGCGGCGTTCTCCGCGCAGGTCACCCAGGCGGCCGGACCACCCGAGGACGACGCCGTGGCCAGGAGCCTGTGCCTGCGGGCGGGCCGGGACCTCGCGACCAGCGCGGCCACCGCGGCCCGCCGGGCGTTCCCGGACGCGCCCGGGGGAAGCGTCCCGGTCTCCTGGGCGGGTGGCGTACTCGGAGCGCCGGTCGTCTTCGAGGCGTTCGCCGCCGAGCTCGCCGCATCCTGCCCGGCGGCCACGCTGCGGGACCCGGCCGGCGGCTCGATGAGCGGCGCCGCCCGGCTGGCCGCCGGAAGTGACGTACCCCACCTGGCCAGCGTGGTGGCGCACAGCGCGGTGGCACACCCCGGCCCCGGCGGGTCGTGA
- a CDS encoding Ppx/GppA phosphatase family protein → MRLGVLDVGSNTVHLLVVDARLGARPLPAYSHKTELRLAEHLNDDGAISSSGVSALEDLVGEALEIGEDKGCQSVLAFATSAVREATNGDDVLASVDASTGVHLGVLSGDQEARLTFLAVRRWFGWSSRRLLVLDIGGGSLEIATGVDEDPDAALSVPLGAGRLTRAWFTADPPSRGEVKDLRKFARAEIAKNAGQVLRYGAPDHVVGTSKTFRQLARVCGAAPSAEGPYVKRTLTREVLHQWIPKLAEMPSSERAQLPGVSAGRAPQLLAGALVAEAAMDILEVEELEICPWALREGVILRHLDTMPPEDFA, encoded by the coding sequence ATGCGGCTCGGTGTACTCGACGTGGGCTCCAACACTGTCCATCTGCTGGTGGTGGACGCGCGCCTCGGCGCCCGCCCGCTGCCTGCCTACTCCCACAAGACCGAGCTCCGGCTCGCCGAGCATCTGAACGACGACGGCGCGATCTCGTCCTCGGGTGTCTCCGCGCTGGAGGATCTTGTCGGCGAGGCGCTGGAGATCGGCGAGGACAAGGGCTGCCAGTCCGTGCTCGCGTTCGCGACCTCCGCGGTCCGGGAGGCCACCAACGGCGACGACGTGCTGGCCTCGGTGGACGCGTCCACCGGTGTCCACCTCGGGGTGCTCAGCGGTGACCAGGAGGCCCGGCTGACGTTCCTCGCGGTACGCCGGTGGTTCGGCTGGTCCTCGCGCCGGCTGCTGGTGCTGGACATCGGCGGCGGCTCCCTGGAGATCGCCACCGGCGTGGACGAGGACCCCGACGCCGCGCTGTCGGTGCCGCTCGGTGCCGGCCGGCTGACCCGCGCCTGGTTCACTGCCGACCCGCCCTCGCGGGGTGAGGTGAAGGACCTGCGGAAGTTCGCCCGCGCGGAGATCGCGAAGAACGCCGGCCAGGTGCTGAGGTACGGCGCGCCCGACCACGTCGTGGGTACGTCGAAGACCTTCCGGCAGCTCGCCCGGGTCTGTGGTGCGGCACCCTCCGCCGAGGGCCCCTATGTCAAGCGCACGTTGACACGGGAGGTCCTGCACCAGTGGATCCCCAAGCTGGCCGAGATGCCGAGCTCGGAGCGGGCCCAGCTGCCCGGGGTGTCGGCCGGCCGTGCTCCGCAGTTGCTGGCGGGCGCACTGGTGGCCGAGGCGGCGATGGACATCCTCGAGGTGGAGGAGCTGGAGATCTGCCCCTGGGCACTTCGCGAGGGCGTCATCCTGCGCCACCTCGACACGATGCCTCCGGAGGATTTCGCGTGA
- a CDS encoding class I SAM-dependent methyltransferase — protein MPRIATGATPSPNIWNNPATYELENAAVDPDGVLERAMSGHRTWAGARVLDVGCGTGYHLPRFAAEAAGVIGVEPHRGLAEQARRRCAGLANVEVRQGSAQALPVPDASVDVVHARWAYFFGPGCEPGLAELSRVVRRGGAAFVIDNDATRSTFGGWFREAFPAYDPDAVERFWTVRGWSRTPLDISWRFDRRADFEAVVRIEFRPEVAERVIAEHTGVEVDYAVNLWWRTF, from the coding sequence GTGCCCCGCATCGCCACCGGCGCCACCCCGAGCCCCAACATCTGGAACAACCCCGCGACGTACGAGCTGGAGAACGCCGCGGTCGACCCCGACGGCGTTCTCGAACGCGCCATGTCCGGTCACCGGACCTGGGCCGGCGCGCGAGTCCTCGACGTGGGCTGCGGCACCGGCTACCACCTGCCCCGGTTCGCCGCCGAGGCCGCCGGGGTGATCGGTGTCGAGCCGCACCGCGGCCTGGCCGAACAGGCCCGCCGTCGCTGCGCCGGGCTGGCGAACGTCGAGGTCCGGCAGGGTTCCGCGCAGGCGCTGCCCGTCCCGGACGCCTCGGTGGACGTGGTGCACGCACGCTGGGCGTACTTCTTCGGTCCCGGATGCGAGCCGGGGCTGGCCGAGCTGTCCCGGGTCGTCCGGCGCGGCGGGGCGGCGTTCGTGATCGACAACGACGCCACCCGGAGCACGTTCGGCGGGTGGTTCCGGGAGGCGTTTCCGGCGTACGACCCGGATGCGGTGGAACGCTTCTGGACGGTCCGCGGCTGGTCGCGTACGCCCCTGGACATCTCGTGGAGGTTCGACCGGCGGGCCGACTTCGAGGCGGTCGTCCGGATCGAGTTCCGGCCCGAGGTGGCCGAACGCGTGATCGCCGAACACACCGGTGTCGAGGTCGACTACGCCGTCAACCTGTGGTGGCGGACGTTCTGA
- a CDS encoding SAM-dependent methyltransferase — translation MSTETSSNVSTQGTQSAQGAPGTQVPQITLVPLGYVHGGRREIRDDRWDQETARIVLDPDLLEPSATQGLAAFSHLEVIFHFHRSTRARSGAAHPRSNPHWPRVGILADRTQHRLNHLGVSRCELVAVNGLELTVRGLDAVDGTPVLDVKPYFEEYGPRGPVREPAWTRQLMSSYS, via the coding sequence GTGAGCACCGAGACCAGTTCGAACGTGAGCACACAGGGCACCCAGAGCGCCCAGGGCGCACCAGGCACACAGGTCCCACAGATCACCCTCGTACCCCTCGGGTACGTCCACGGTGGCCGACGGGAGATCCGCGACGACAGGTGGGACCAGGAGACGGCGAGGATCGTTCTCGACCCGGACCTGCTGGAGCCGTCGGCGACCCAGGGCCTGGCGGCGTTCTCCCACCTCGAGGTGATCTTCCACTTCCACCGGTCGACCCGGGCCAGATCCGGCGCGGCCCACCCGCGCAGCAACCCGCACTGGCCGCGGGTCGGAATCCTCGCCGACCGTACCCAGCACCGGCTCAACCACCTCGGGGTCTCCCGGTGCGAGCTGGTCGCGGTGAACGGCCTGGAGCTGACGGTGCGCGGGCTGGACGCGGTGGACGGCACACCCGTGCTGGACGTCAAGCCGTACTTCGAGGAGTACGGCCCGCGCGGACCCGTCCGGGAGCCGGCCTGGACCCGGCAGCTGATGAGCAGCTACTCCTGA
- the radA gene encoding DNA repair protein RadA yields the protein MAKTSTSRTLRPSYRCGECGWQTTKWIGRCGECQAWGTVEETGVGAARVTVTSAQPVTRPAIPIDEVDVEAARAEPTRIGELDRVLGGGLVPGAVVLVAGEPGVGKSTLLLETAAERARAGGRSLYVSGEESAAQVRLRAERVGAMAPQLFLTAETDLGAVLGQIDAVRPDLIVLDSVQTVASAQVDGAPGGVTQVREVAGALIRVAKERNIATIVVGHVTKDGSIAGPRALEHLVDVVLHFEGERHSRLRLVRAVKNRYGPTDEVGCFDFADGGLQSLPDPSGLFLTRRAVPVSGSCVTVTLEGKRPLLAEVQSLVAASALGTPRRATSGLDSSRMSMILAVLERRCNLRIGNQDVYASTVGGVKLREPASDLAVAVAVASATIDQPLPPYMIAIGEVGLGGDIRRVTGVERRLSEAMRLGFTDAIVPPDSGNPPDGIRAWEASNVSEALQAVSRLVKVVRLEQPDEPQEQWEPQQPWEKW from the coding sequence ATGGCGAAAACGTCGACGTCTCGAACCCTCCGCCCCTCCTACCGTTGCGGCGAGTGCGGCTGGCAGACCACCAAGTGGATCGGCCGGTGCGGTGAGTGCCAGGCCTGGGGCACGGTCGAGGAGACCGGGGTCGGCGCCGCCCGGGTGACGGTGACCAGCGCGCAGCCGGTCACCCGGCCCGCCATCCCGATCGACGAGGTCGACGTCGAGGCCGCGCGCGCCGAGCCCACCCGGATCGGCGAGCTCGACCGGGTGCTCGGCGGCGGCCTGGTCCCCGGCGCGGTGGTCCTGGTGGCCGGCGAGCCCGGCGTCGGCAAGTCGACCCTGCTGCTGGAGACCGCGGCCGAGCGGGCGCGGGCGGGTGGGCGGAGCCTCTACGTGTCCGGCGAGGAGTCCGCCGCCCAGGTCCGGCTGCGGGCGGAGCGGGTCGGCGCCATGGCGCCGCAGCTGTTCCTGACCGCCGAGACCGACCTGGGCGCGGTGCTCGGCCAGATCGACGCCGTACGCCCCGACCTGATCGTGCTCGACTCGGTCCAGACGGTGGCGTCGGCCCAGGTCGACGGCGCGCCGGGCGGAGTCACGCAGGTACGCGAGGTCGCGGGCGCACTCATCCGGGTGGCCAAGGAACGCAACATCGCCACGATCGTCGTCGGCCACGTGACCAAGGACGGCTCCATCGCCGGCCCGCGTGCCCTGGAGCACCTGGTCGACGTGGTGCTGCACTTCGAGGGCGAGCGGCACTCCAGGCTGCGGCTGGTCCGGGCGGTGAAGAACCGCTACGGCCCGACCGACGAGGTGGGCTGTTTCGACTTCGCCGACGGCGGCCTGCAGAGCCTGCCCGACCCCAGCGGTCTCTTCCTCACCCGCCGGGCGGTCCCGGTGTCCGGCAGCTGCGTCACGGTGACGCTGGAGGGCAAGCGGCCCCTGCTGGCCGAGGTCCAGTCGCTGGTGGCGGCCAGCGCCCTGGGCACGCCCCGGCGGGCCACGTCCGGGCTCGACTCCAGCCGGATGTCGATGATCCTCGCCGTGCTCGAACGCCGCTGCAACCTGCGCATCGGCAACCAGGACGTCTACGCCTCCACCGTGGGCGGGGTGAAGCTGCGCGAGCCGGCGTCGGACCTCGCGGTCGCGGTCGCGGTGGCCAGCGCCACCATCGACCAGCCGCTGCCGCCGTACATGATCGCGATCGGCGAGGTCGGCCTGGGCGGCGACATCCGCCGGGTGACCGGTGTCGAACGCCGGCTGTCGGAGGCGATGCGGCTGGGCTTCACCGACGCGATCGTCCCGCCCGACAGCGGCAACCCACCCGACGGCATCCGCGCCTGGGAGGCGAGCAACGTGAGCGAAGCGCTGCAGGCGGTCAGCCGGCTGGTCAAGGTGGTCCGCCTCGAGCAGCCGGACGAGCCCCAGGAACAGTGGGAGCCGCAGCAGCCCTGGGAGAAGTGGTGA
- a CDS encoding alpha-L-rhamnosidase, whose product MTAASAPGVLIPHTLRTEYAENPLGVEEPRPRLSWLLRPAPRASSGASGSDESGSGLSGAYAAQTAYQVIVATDLADLDAGRGPVWDSGRVDSGRTGQVEYAGAELAADTGHVWTVRVWDGSGQVSDWAEPVTFVTAPAGPQAWAGATWIGQAAAVQTDGQPAAPLLRKVFRLPTGDVAHARLHVSGLGYGEFYLDGERIGRSVLDPAPTNYDATVLYSTYDVTAQVRPGASDSDHVLAAVLGRGRYGDPTPNVWYWQKAPWWDHPKLLAHLAVTYADGRVVRVVSDLSWRGVEGPVRSDSLYAGEHHDARHARRGWTTVDFDDSDWPEVVAATPPRGQLRAQQLEPIEVIGELEPVGLSEPLPGVYVYDLGRQLTGWTRLHVAGPAGTTVRVRHGERLLPDGTVDIRQVHIDGDIQTDFFTLAGEGTESFEPSFSYKGFQYVQIDGHPGRPELGDLRGVVVHTAVASTAELDTDHPIVNKLHTATRWAVLNNLHGIPTDTPVFEKNGWTGDAHLTADVAAYNFHMPRFYTKWLQDWVDAQLPSGEFPPIVPTAGWGYHHDTEAGIVGPIPAWDVAYVEIPWVMYQHYGDERILRRHYDPARRYLDFLVDGFVKDDIVLAGLGDWLPPGFNGMPPEGPGIYETAYTVRFVDLLDRIARVIGREADTKEYAELRERLATGFDRAFYDADSGTYHGERPTGYRQSANVVALAFGLVPRGRYDQVLDRLVADIHEREDHLDTGVIGTKFLLPLLSRNGQPDLAFTVATQRTYPGYGFWIEQGATSLYEHWQADSRSRNHHFFGHVDQWFIEDLVGVTAAEPGFSRVRVRPLPPAELGRARVGLDTVRGRVAAGWERRGAGYSVRVDLPPGVTAEVHVPTSDGGHLVEECGPGRHTLES is encoded by the coding sequence ATGACTGCTGCCAGTGCCCCAGGTGTCCTGATCCCGCACACCCTCCGCACCGAGTACGCCGAGAACCCGCTCGGTGTGGAGGAACCCCGGCCGCGACTGTCCTGGTTGCTCCGCCCGGCGCCGCGGGCGTCGTCCGGTGCCTCCGGGTCCGACGAGTCCGGGTCCGGCCTGTCCGGCGCGTACGCGGCGCAGACCGCCTACCAGGTGATCGTGGCCACCGACCTCGCCGACCTGGACGCCGGCCGCGGGCCGGTCTGGGACTCCGGGCGGGTGGACTCCGGTCGTACGGGACAGGTGGAGTACGCCGGTGCCGAGCTGGCCGCCGACACCGGGCACGTGTGGACCGTCCGGGTCTGGGACGGTTCCGGCCAGGTGTCGGACTGGGCCGAGCCGGTCACCTTCGTCACCGCACCGGCAGGCCCGCAGGCCTGGGCGGGAGCGACGTGGATCGGGCAGGCGGCGGCCGTGCAGACCGACGGCCAGCCTGCCGCGCCCCTGCTGCGCAAGGTGTTCCGGCTGCCCACCGGCGACGTCGCGCACGCCCGCCTGCACGTCAGCGGGCTCGGCTACGGCGAGTTCTACCTGGACGGTGAGCGGATCGGCCGGTCGGTGCTCGACCCGGCGCCGACCAACTACGACGCGACCGTTCTGTACTCGACGTACGACGTGACCGCACAGGTGCGGCCCGGCGCCTCCGACTCCGACCACGTGCTCGCCGCGGTGCTCGGGCGCGGGCGTTACGGCGACCCCACGCCGAACGTGTGGTACTGGCAGAAGGCGCCGTGGTGGGACCACCCCAAGCTGCTGGCGCACCTGGCGGTGACCTACGCCGACGGGCGCGTCGTCCGCGTGGTCAGCGACCTGAGCTGGCGCGGTGTGGAGGGGCCCGTACGGTCGGACTCGCTGTACGCGGGGGAGCACCACGACGCCCGGCACGCCCGCCGCGGCTGGACCACCGTCGACTTCGACGACAGCGACTGGCCGGAGGTGGTGGCGGCGACCCCGCCGCGCGGGCAGCTGCGCGCGCAGCAACTGGAGCCGATCGAGGTGATCGGGGAGCTGGAGCCGGTCGGCCTGTCCGAACCGCTGCCGGGTGTGTACGTCTACGACCTCGGCCGGCAGCTCACCGGATGGACGCGGCTGCACGTCGCAGGCCCCGCCGGGACGACCGTGCGGGTGCGGCACGGCGAACGGCTCCTGCCCGACGGCACCGTCGACATCCGTCAGGTTCACATCGACGGCGACATCCAGACCGACTTCTTCACGCTGGCCGGTGAGGGCACGGAGTCGTTCGAACCCTCCTTCTCCTACAAGGGTTTCCAGTACGTCCAGATCGACGGGCACCCCGGCCGGCCGGAGCTCGGCGACCTGCGCGGGGTGGTCGTGCACACCGCCGTCGCGTCCACCGCGGAACTCGACACCGACCACCCGATCGTGAACAAGCTGCACACCGCGACCAGGTGGGCGGTGCTGAACAACCTGCACGGCATCCCGACCGACACCCCGGTGTTCGAGAAGAACGGCTGGACCGGCGACGCCCACCTCACCGCCGACGTCGCCGCCTACAACTTCCACATGCCGCGCTTCTACACCAAGTGGCTGCAGGACTGGGTTGACGCGCAGTTGCCGAGCGGAGAGTTCCCGCCGATCGTGCCGACCGCCGGCTGGGGCTACCACCACGACACCGAGGCCGGCATCGTCGGACCGATCCCGGCGTGGGACGTGGCGTACGTCGAGATCCCCTGGGTGATGTACCAGCACTACGGCGACGAACGGATCCTGCGCCGGCACTACGACCCGGCACGGCGCTACCTCGACTTCCTCGTCGACGGCTTCGTGAAGGACGACATCGTGCTGGCCGGCCTGGGCGACTGGCTGCCGCCCGGGTTCAACGGGATGCCGCCGGAGGGGCCGGGCATCTACGAGACGGCGTACACGGTGCGGTTCGTGGACCTGCTCGACCGGATCGCGCGGGTGATCGGCCGGGAGGCCGACACCAAGGAGTACGCCGAACTCCGCGAGCGGCTCGCGACCGGCTTCGACCGCGCGTTCTACGACGCGGACTCGGGGACCTACCACGGCGAACGCCCCACCGGCTACCGGCAGTCGGCCAACGTGGTCGCGCTCGCCTTCGGGCTGGTCCCACGGGGGAGGTACGACCAGGTCCTGGACCGGCTGGTCGCCGACATCCACGAGCGCGAGGACCACCTGGACACCGGCGTCATCGGCACGAAGTTCCTGCTGCCGCTGCTCAGCCGCAACGGACAGCCCGACCTGGCGTTCACCGTGGCGACCCAGCGCACCTACCCCGGGTACGGCTTCTGGATCGAGCAGGGTGCGACGTCGCTGTACGAGCACTGGCAGGCCGACTCCAGGTCGCGCAACCACCACTTCTTCGGCCACGTGGACCAGTGGTTCATCGAGGACCTGGTGGGGGTGACCGCGGCCGAGCCCGGCTTCAGCCGGGTGCGGGTGCGGCCACTGCCGCCGGCCGAACTCGGCCGGGCCCGGGTCGGTCTGGACACCGTGCGCGGACGGGTGGCCGCCGGCTGGGAGCGGCGCGGCGCGGGCTACAGCGTCCGGGTGGACCTTCCGCCGGGGGTGACCGCCGAGGTGCACGTCCCCACGTCGGACGGCGGGCACCTGGTGGAGGAGTGCGGGCCGGGGCGGCACACCCTGGAGTCCTGA
- the disA gene encoding DNA integrity scanning diadenylate cyclase DisA yields the protein MAASDKSPDAKFRATLAAVAPGTSLRDGLERVLRGRTGALIVLGYDRTVESLCTGGFTLDVEFSATGLRELAKMDGAIVVDRECTRIVRAAVHLMPDPSIPTVETGTRHRTAERIAKQTGFPVVSVSQSMRIIGLYVDDIRYVLEDTGQILSRANQALATLERYKLRLDEVSGTLSALEIEDLVTVRDVAQVAQRLEMVRRIANEIHGYVVELGVDGRLLSLQLDELVAGVDPERNLVARDYLPQIPGRRARSVEEALEELDALSAADLLDIGAVARALGHGGDTLDAAVSPRGYRLLAKVPRLPGTVIDRLVDHFGSLQKLLAASIDDLQAVGGVGENRARSVREGLSRLAESSILERYV from the coding sequence GTGGCTGCAAGTGACAAGAGCCCGGACGCGAAGTTCCGGGCCACGCTCGCCGCGGTCGCGCCAGGTACCTCTCTGCGCGACGGGCTCGAGCGTGTCCTCCGGGGGCGCACGGGAGCGCTCATCGTCCTCGGATACGACCGTACGGTGGAAAGCCTGTGCACCGGCGGGTTCACCCTCGACGTGGAGTTCAGCGCCACCGGGCTGCGCGAGCTCGCCAAGATGGACGGCGCGATCGTCGTCGACCGGGAGTGCACGCGCATCGTCCGGGCGGCCGTCCACCTGATGCCCGACCCCTCCATCCCCACGGTCGAGACCGGCACCCGTCACCGGACCGCCGAGCGGATCGCCAAGCAGACCGGCTTCCCGGTGGTGTCGGTGTCGCAGTCGATGCGGATCATCGGCCTGTACGTCGACGACATCCGGTACGTCCTGGAGGACACCGGGCAGATCCTCTCCCGCGCCAACCAGGCCCTGGCCACCCTGGAGCGCTACAAGCTTCGCCTCGACGAGGTGTCCGGCACCCTGTCCGCGCTGGAGATCGAGGACCTCGTGACCGTCCGCGACGTCGCCCAGGTGGCGCAGCGGCTGGAGATGGTCCGCCGGATCGCCAACGAGATCCACGGGTACGTCGTCGAGCTGGGTGTCGACGGCCGGCTGCTGTCGCTGCAGCTCGACGAGCTGGTCGCCGGCGTGGACCCCGAACGCAACCTCGTCGCCCGCGACTACCTCCCGCAGATCCCCGGCCGGCGCGCACGCAGCGTCGAGGAGGCGCTGGAGGAACTCGACGCGCTGTCCGCCGCCGACCTGCTCGACATCGGTGCGGTGGCCCGCGCACTCGGCCACGGCGGCGACACGCTGGACGCCGCGGTCAGCCCGCGTGGCTACCGCCTGCTGGCGAAGGTGCCACGGCTGCCCGGCACCGTCATCGACCGGCTGGTCGACCACTTCGGCAGCCTGCAGAAGCTGCTCGCCGCCAGCATCGACGACCTGCAGGCCGTCGGTGGGGTCGGTGAGAACCGCGCGCGTTCGGTCCGCGAGGGCCTGTCCCGGCTGGCCGAGTCGAGCATTCTCGAACGCTACGTCTGA
- a CDS encoding Gfo/Idh/MocA family protein, translated as MADLAIGVIGYGLRGSLARHAHRPGEGSKLVAVYDPDVAAHQRFREAFGADLAATTDLDEFLKLDLDAAFVLSPDFLHEEHALALLNAGIPVYLEKPMAITTEGCDRLLSAAQQTGGRLYLGHNMRHMPFVREMKQLIDSGAIGEPKVAWCRHFVGNGGDFYFGDWHAERKYGTSLLLQKGAHDLDVLHWLCGSYASEVTAMGDRMVYGAEQGGEEDPWWQGERNLKRWPPKSLTGLNPKMDVEDVSMMTMRLQNGILASYEQCHFTPDYWRNYTIIGTEGRIENFGNGEPGTVIRLWNQRHDYAAQGDHEIPLGPETGGHGGADPRIVGEFLRYVREGGQTDTSPVAARYAVAAGCAGAESLRSGSRPVRVPEAAPEVTAYFDQA; from the coding sequence ATGGCGGACCTTGCGATCGGCGTGATCGGCTACGGGCTGCGGGGCAGCCTGGCACGGCACGCGCACCGGCCCGGCGAAGGCTCCAAGCTGGTCGCGGTGTACGACCCGGACGTCGCGGCCCACCAGCGGTTCCGTGAGGCGTTCGGCGCGGACCTTGCCGCCACCACCGACCTGGACGAGTTCCTCAAGCTCGACCTCGACGCGGCCTTCGTGCTCAGCCCCGACTTCCTGCACGAGGAGCACGCGCTCGCGCTGCTCAACGCCGGCATCCCGGTCTACCTCGAGAAGCCGATGGCGATCACCACCGAGGGCTGCGACCGGCTGCTGTCGGCCGCGCAGCAGACCGGCGGCCGCCTCTACCTCGGCCACAACATGCGGCACATGCCGTTCGTCCGGGAGATGAAGCAGCTGATCGACTCCGGTGCGATCGGTGAGCCGAAGGTCGCCTGGTGCCGCCACTTCGTCGGAAACGGCGGCGACTTCTACTTCGGCGACTGGCACGCCGAGCGCAAGTACGGCACCAGCCTGCTGCTGCAGAAGGGCGCGCACGACCTCGACGTCCTGCACTGGCTGTGCGGCTCCTACGCCAGCGAGGTCACCGCGATGGGCGACCGGATGGTCTACGGCGCCGAGCAGGGCGGCGAGGAGGACCCGTGGTGGCAGGGCGAGCGCAACCTCAAGCGCTGGCCCCCGAAGTCGCTCACCGGGCTCAACCCGAAGATGGACGTCGAGGACGTCTCGATGATGACGATGCGGCTGCAGAACGGCATCCTCGCGTCGTACGAGCAGTGCCACTTCACGCCCGACTACTGGCGCAACTACACGATCATCGGCACCGAGGGCCGGATCGAGAACTTCGGCAACGGCGAGCCCGGCACGGTGATCCGGCTGTGGAACCAGCGCCACGACTACGCCGCCCAGGGCGACCACGAGATTCCGCTCGGGCCGGAGACCGGCGGGCACGGCGGCGCCGACCCGCGGATCGTGGGGGAGTTCCTGCGCTACGTCCGTGAGGGCGGGCAGACCGACACCTCGCCGGTGGCCGCGCGTTACGCCGTGGCGGCCGGATGCGCGGGGGCGGAGTCGCTGCGGTCGGGGAGCAGGCCGGTGCGGGTGCCCGAGGCCGCGCCGGAGGTCACGGCGTACTTCGACCAGGCCTGA
- a CDS encoding HhH-GPD family protein has protein sequence MPKSPLHTPVLAWYATNARDLPWRRPDASPWSVLVSEVMLQQTPVSRVLPAHAAWLGRWPTPSAQAAAEPGEAVRQWGRLGYPRRALRLHAAATTISRRHGGDVPADYDELRDLPGIGDYTAAAVASFAFGRRHVVLDTNVRRVFARAVGGVQYPPTATTAAERRTALTLLPDEPETAARWAVATMELGALVCTAAGPRCADCPIRRQCAWRLAGKPAYDGPPRRRQSYDGTDRQCRGRLLRVLREASGPVSRSDLDAAWSAAPQRERALDTLVADGLVEPLADGTFRLPVSAPVFPPTS, from the coding sequence ATGCCGAAGTCACCGCTGCACACGCCCGTCCTCGCGTGGTACGCCACCAACGCCCGCGACCTTCCCTGGCGCCGTCCGGACGCCTCGCCGTGGTCGGTGCTGGTCAGCGAGGTGATGCTGCAGCAGACGCCGGTGAGCCGGGTGCTGCCCGCGCACGCCGCCTGGCTCGGACGCTGGCCCACGCCGAGCGCGCAGGCCGCCGCCGAACCCGGAGAGGCCGTACGCCAGTGGGGCCGGCTCGGCTACCCCCGCCGCGCCCTGCGACTGCACGCCGCCGCGACCACGATCAGCCGGCGGCACGGCGGCGACGTACCCGCCGACTACGACGAGCTTCGCGACCTGCCCGGCATCGGCGACTACACCGCCGCCGCGGTCGCGTCGTTCGCGTTCGGCCGCCGGCACGTCGTCCTGGATACCAACGTGCGCAGGGTTTTCGCCCGGGCGGTCGGCGGCGTGCAGTACCCACCCACGGCGACCACCGCCGCCGAACGCCGGACCGCGCTCACCCTGCTGCCCGACGAGCCCGAAACTGCTGCCCGGTGGGCGGTGGCCACGATGGAACTCGGCGCGCTGGTGTGCACCGCCGCCGGACCGCGGTGCGCGGACTGCCCGATCCGGCGCCAGTGCGCCTGGCGGCTCGCGGGCAAGCCGGCGTACGACGGACCGCCCCGTCGCCGGCAGTCCTACGACGGCACCGACCGGCAGTGCCGCGGCCGGCTGTTGCGGGTGCTGCGCGAGGCCAGCGGGCCGGTCTCCCGATCCGACCTGGACGCGGCCTGGTCCGCGGCCCCCCAGCGCGAGCGCGCCCTGGACACCCTGGTCGCCGACGGCCTGGTGGAGCCGCTGGCGGACGGGACGTTCCGGCTCCCGGTGAGCGCGCCGGTGTTCCCGCCCACGTCCTGA